The following coding sequences lie in one Calidithermus timidus DSM 17022 genomic window:
- a CDS encoding copper chaperone PCu(A)C, with the protein MLLLFFLGLSLAQHDHSQHGHGSPMPQGRMSPVQVRLVSGWVRQVPSSLRDTTAYFVLQNPTDADLRLIGGESPVAQGVMLMEDHRENRAGQVVQGMREVKALVLPKGGRLELKPGGKHLMLMGLKRPLKEGERIPIRLFFEGSREARIELRVERR; encoded by the coding sequence ATGCTGCTGCTTTTTTTCCTGGGCTTGAGCTTAGCCCAGCACGACCATAGCCAGCACGGGCACGGCAGCCCCATGCCGCAGGGTCGCATGAGCCCGGTCCAGGTACGCCTGGTCTCGGGCTGGGTGCGGCAGGTGCCCTCCAGCCTGCGCGACACTACGGCCTACTTCGTCCTACAAAACCCCACCGATGCCGATCTGCGCCTTATCGGGGGCGAGAGCCCGGTGGCCCAGGGGGTCATGCTCATGGAGGACCACCGGGAAAACCGCGCAGGGCAGGTGGTGCAGGGGATGCGCGAGGTCAAGGCCCTGGTGTTGCCCAAAGGCGGGCGTCTGGAGCTTAAGCCCGGCGGAAAGCACCTGATGCTGATGGGCCTGAAACGACCCTTGAAGGAGGGGGAGCGAATTCCCATCCGGCTGTTTTTTGAGGGCAGCCGGGAGGCCCGAATCGAGCTGAGGGTGGAACGGCGATAG
- a CDS encoding response regulator transcription factor codes for MNTYSRCGKRRRQLITPAERRVLELVASGYTNRQIASVLDISVSTVSLHRSKVMRKLGLRNPAELRRFARGPRPLPG; via the coding sequence ATGAATACCTACAGTCGTTGCGGTAAGCGCCGACGGCAGCTCATCACCCCTGCGGAGCGGCGGGTGCTCGAGCTGGTCGCCAGCGGCTACACCAACCGGCAAATAGCTAGCGTCCTGGACATCTCGGTTAGCACGGTCAGCCTGCACCGCAGCAAGGTGATGCGGAAACTGGGCCTTCGCAACCCCGCCGAGCTCAGGCGATTCGCAAGAGGCCCACGCCCTCTACCCGGCTAA
- a CDS encoding NAD(P)-dependent oxidoreductase: protein MPLRVAVLGLGEAGGAIAQDLLGAGAEMVGYDPLPEKGPPGIRRAASEAEAAQGAGVVLSVNWARVALEVAHRVAPVLAPGQVFADLNTAAPALKRALHEVIAPTGALFADIALMSPVPGKGLRTPSLASGPGALAYAERLGPLGAVVEGVGETPGAAATRKLLRSIFFKGLAAAVGEALEAARRLGLEAETRQNIAQTLEEANAALIDRLEEGSRRHALRRQEEMLAAAALLEEVGLRPVMARATAAWLEGLRAPGAKPEPGPPTP, encoded by the coding sequence ATGCCCCTGCGCGTGGCTGTGCTGGGCCTGGGTGAGGCCGGAGGGGCCATCGCCCAGGATCTGCTTGGAGCCGGGGCGGAGATGGTGGGCTATGACCCCCTTCCCGAGAAGGGGCCTCCGGGCATCCGGCGCGCCGCCAGCGAGGCCGAGGCGGCCCAAGGGGCCGGGGTTGTGCTCAGCGTGAACTGGGCCCGGGTGGCGCTCGAGGTGGCCCACCGGGTGGCCCCGGTGCTTGCCCCAGGCCAGGTCTTCGCCGACCTCAACACCGCGGCCCCGGCGCTCAAGCGGGCTCTGCACGAGGTGATCGCCCCCACCGGGGCCCTCTTCGCCGACATCGCCCTGATGAGCCCGGTGCCGGGCAAAGGCCTCCGCACCCCCTCGCTGGCCTCGGGGCCGGGGGCCTTGGCCTACGCCGAACGGCTGGGGCCTTTGGGCGCGGTGGTGGAGGGGGTGGGGGAGACACCCGGGGCCGCCGCCACCCGCAAGCTCCTGCGCAGCATCTTCTTCAAGGGGCTTGCGGCGGCGGTGGGTGAGGCCTTGGAGGCGGCCCGGCGGCTTGGCCTCGAGGCCGAGACCCGCCAGAACATCGCCCAGACCCTGGAGGAAGCCAACGCCGCGCTCATCGACCGGCTGGAGGAGGGCAGCCGGCGCCACGCCCTGCGGCGGCAGGAGGAGATGCTGGCCGCGGCGGCCTTGCTGGAGGAGGTGGGCCTGAGGCCGGTGATGGCCCGGGCTACGGCGGCGTGGCTGGAGGGCTTGAGGGCGCCAGGCGCGAAGCCCGAGCCGGGCCCTCCTACCCCCTGA